The genomic window TCCCACAGGCCCTCCCAGTCGTGGGCCGACAGCAGGCGTTGGGTCTCCGGACTGTGGAGGGCCTCCTGCCAGGCTTGGGGGGAGGGGTGTATCCCCCGACGGCGCACCTCCCGCCGCAGCAGGGCCACCATGTCCAGCAAAGTTCCCCACTCTTCGGGGAGCAGGTGCTCCAGGCGCTCTCGAATGAAGCGCGCCAGCGCCGGGGAGAGGCCGTTGGTGGAGATGGCGATGGTCAACGCCCCCCGCTGGACAATGGCGGGGGCGATCCAGGTGCACAGGTGGGGTGTGTCCACCACATTCAGGAGCACACCTTCCCTTTGGGCCTCCTGGGCGATGCGGCGGGAGAGGGGGTAGTCGGCGGTAGTGGCAGAGATGGCCAAGAAGGCCCCGCGCAGGTCGCCCTCCTGGTAGGGGCGTTGATGGAGGGTGATGTGCCCCGCCTCGGCCAGAGCCACCAGTCCCGAGGTCGGATGGGGGGTGAGCACCGTAACCTGGGCACCCGCCTCCCGCAAGGCGCGCACTTTACGCTCCACCTCTTCCCCCGTGCCGATGACCACACATCGCCGTCCTTGCAGGTTCAGGAACACGGGGAAGTAGGCGATGTGGGCTGGAGAGGGGGGTAGTTTCCCCCGCTCCCATCGTGTCTGCTCCTGTGTCTCCTGGTGTGCCACGGTGGGCTCCCCACAAAAAAGATTGCGCCCCGCTCTGCCACAAACGCCGAGCGGGGCGCAGCGCTGGTCTTCCCTATGCGCTGGCCCCTATGGAGGGCAACAACACCCTGCAATTCCCGAAAAGCGTGTCAGCATATCAACTACTCTTTACCAGCCCCCACAGGAGCTGTCAATAGCCCGCAGTCATAGGAAAACGCCTCTCAAAGGGCTGATGTAGGTTGTTATCAGCGGAAACGGGGCTATAAAAACGCCTATCGTCGCCACAATAAGTTTGTGTGGAGTATCCTGGAAGACAGGCATGGGCAATGCCTATCCCCGTAGGCCCATCCCCACAGCCCCCCAGGAGGGCACCGCCACACCCAACACCCCTCCAAAGGTTACCCGGGTCATCTGCATACTACACAGCAATGTCTCCTAAGCTGAGCGGAGCAGGACACCATCTTATACAAAGCCCCGCAACTGGATAGCCCGCGCCACACGGCTCACCCCGATGATATAGGCCGCCTCCCGCAGAGAGACACCGTGAAGGCGCGACGCCTCCACAACGGCACGCGTGGCGCGGGTCATCACCTTATACAGTTCCAGGTTGACCTGATCCTCGTCCCAGCGGAACTGCTGGATGTTCTGCGTCCACTCAAAGTAGGAGACCACCACGCCCCCGGCATTCACCAGGATGTCGGGAAGGATGATGGCTCCCCTCTCCCGCAGGATAATATCGGCTCGGGGGGTAAGGGGGTGGTTGGCTGCCTCCACGATGATGCGGGCCTTAATGCGGGAGGCGTTGCCCTCGTGAATCACATGCTCAATGGCGGCAGGAATCAGGATGTCGCAGGGGAGTTCCAGGAAGGTCTGGTTATCCACCGCCTCGGCCTCGGGGAAGCCCACGACCGATCCCGTTTGGCGGGCGTGCTCCAGGAGACGGGGGATGTCTAAGCCGCGGGGGTTATAGACGCCCCCCTGTATATCGGCCACTCCTATCACGGTGCATCCTAAGGAGCCGATGAGGCGGGCCACCCACGAGCCGACTTGCCCAAAGCCCTGGATAAGCACCGTGGCCCCTCGCAGATTGGAGGAGGTGAGGCGGGCCCACTCCTCCATGCAGTTGACTAACCCCCGCCCGGGGGCGGCCTCCCGCCCGGCGGAGCCACCCAGTTCCACCGGCTTGCCCGTAACGATGGCGGGGGTATAGCCGTGCAGTTGGCCGTAGGCATCCATCATCCAGGCCATCACCTGGGCGTTGGTGCCCAGGTCGGGGCCGGGGATGTCCCGATGCACCCCCAGGATGTGGTTAATGCTCTGAATGTAGCGGCGGGTGAGACGATTGAGTTCGGCCGTACTCAACTGACTGGGGTCGCAGGCGATGCCCCCCTTGGCCCCGCCGAAGGGCACATCGGCCACGGCCGTTTTCCAGGTCATCAGAGCGGCCAGAGCGCGCACCTCGTCCAGGTCGGCCTGGGGGTGATAACGCACGCCCCCTTTGTAGGGGCCGCGGGCGGCATTGTGCTGGACGCGGTAGCCTACGAACACCTTCACCTGCCCGTTGTCCAGGCGCACCGGCACCTGCACAGTCAGTTCCCGCCAGGGCAAGCGCAGCATGTCACGCAGGCTGCTCTCTAGACGCAGGCGTTCGGCCGCCTGGTCAAAGAACCAGCACACCGCCTCGAAGGAGGATGCATCATCGGGAGGGGGAACGGACACGGCCATTGCGCTACCCTCTGGGCACGCCCCTCATGCCACACTCCATGCGGGAACGCCCCTCATGGGGGGGGATTATGAGGTGCGGAACTTGTAGGTGAGGGGGTTCTCCTCGGCCCGTAAGCGCTCCAGGGCCTCCTGGGCCGCCTCCCGCACGGTTTCATCGGACGACTTCACAAGGGTGAGGAGGGTCTTTTTGGCGAGGGTGCCGCCGATGGCCCCCAAAGCATGAATGGTGGTGAGACGCACCTCTGGGTCGGTGTCTTGGAGGAGGGGGAGCAGGTGCACCACCAGGCTTTCCTCCCCCAGTTCGGCGCACGCCCCGACCGCCTCTTTACGCATGGCGGGGTCGGTGCTGGAAAGTTCCCTGGTGATGATGGCTTTCCATTGGCCGTCGCCGTTGCGTCCCATGGCGTAGACGGCGCTGCGGCGGAGGCGGGACTCGGCACTGTCGTAGGCCTGGCGGATAAGGTCGTGGACAATCATGTCGGGGAAGACGGCCAGGGATTCCAGGGCACGGCAGCGCACCTCCACCTCCTCCCGGGCGTTGCGGAAAGCGGCGACCAGGGCGTCCAGAATGCGCTTGCCTTCGCTGGAGGGAAGTTTATTCTCCGAGGCCATGCTGGCGAAGGTACCCAACCTCTGGGCGACCGCTGCGCGCACCTCGGAGGAGGTGTCGCACTTCAGGAGGTGCAGCAGGGGTGTAATCAGGGAGCGGTCTTCACACTCCCACAGGCCATGCACAGCCTGGGCACGCACCTGGGGGTCGGGGTCCTTCAGGGCTAGACGAAAGAGGGGGGTGAAGTCCATCTCCACCCGCTCTTCGGCCATGTCGGCAAGGCGCTGGAGGATTTGGCGTCGGCGCTCCAGGGGGATGGTGGGCCACACCCGCTGGATGATCTCCATCTCCTCGGGGGCGAGGCCCGACAGGCTGGCCAGCACGGTCTGTTTGAGGGGGCGCGAGGGATCGCTGATGTCCGCCAAGTATCGTTCCAGCGTCATACGTCGTCCTCCCTACTGCTTCGCTGCCACGGTGACGCCGGCACACACGAGGGTAGGCGTCAGAAGCCCGCCACCTACCCAGCGTCGCTCACGGCTGACGGCGATGAGCCGTTGGAACGCATGATACACATTCCCCGACACCATAGTGTTCTTGACCCGTCCGACCACCTCTCCCTTCTCTAAACGGAAGCCCAGGAGCACATTGGCGGAGAAGTCCCCCGCCAGGACGTTGCCCTGGCCAGCCCCTAGTACCCCCTCCACCATTAGCCCCTCGGGGATACTGCCCAGGGCGTCGGCGAGGGGTGTGTCCCCCTCGGCGATGACCACCACGCTGGCACCCGGGGCGGGCAGGGTGCCCACAGAGCGGGAGGCACTGGCGGTGCTCTTGGTGCGGGCCAGGCTGGCCGTCTGCAGGTCAAAGAGGAAGCCCTTCAGAACCCCCCGTTCTATGAGGGGCAGGGGCTGACTGGGGAGGCCCTCGTCGTCGAAGGGTCGGCTTCCCGGTGCGTAAGGGAGGGTGGGGTCATCCACCAGGGTGAAGCGGGCGTCGGCGATAGGTTGACCCACCTTCCCCTCCAGGGGCGAGGCCTTGCGCACCAAGGTGCGTCCGTTCAGACCCGTCAGCAAGGGCATCATCAGCAGGTTGCCCACGGCTTTAGGGGTGAACACCACGGGCACCCCCCCCTGGGGAGCGGGCACCAGGCGTTGGGCGCCCTGCAACTGGGCGTCCAGCGAGGCCACCACCTCCCGGCTGTGGGGGATGGGCCGACAGGAGACCTGGGACTCCCACACGAACACCATGTCGCCGTCCTGAATCCAGGAGCCCTCCAACACCAGGCTGGTGGTGGTGCGGGTGCAGGTGGCGTGGAGGCCATGGGAGTTCAGGATGGTAACGGTGGAGACGGTCTTGCCCACCCGACACTCCCAGAGCACCTGGGGCCAGCGGGCGTAAAGGGCCTCAATGGCCTCTTGTCCCAGGTCGACCAGGGAACGGGGAGGTAGGGACTCCACCGCCGGGTCGTACAGGGGCACCTCGGGGTAAGTTTGGGGGCCGGGGAGGGTGAAGGTGGCTTCTGGTCCCAGGGCCAGAGTCTCCAGGGCCCGCTCTACCAGGCCTTGAGGGTCGTCCTGGCGGTTGGTGGAGGCCAGGCCGATGCGCCCGCCCTTGAGGATGCGCAAGCCCACTGCCCAGGTCTGGCGTTCTTGCACGCTCTTCAGGCGGTTGGCCTCAAAGTGCACGGGGGTATCGTGGCTGGCCACGGCGAACACCTCGGCCTGGTCGGCCACCCGCTGGGCGCGCTGGAGGATGTCTTCCAGGATGCTCATCGTCCCACCACCAAGACATCACGGATGCGGATGTGGGGACTGCCGTTGGAGACGGGGAGGGGGAACTGCCCCCCCTTGCCGCACCCGCCCCCCTCGTTCATCTCCAGGTCGTTGGCGATGCCATCGATGTGGTGCAGAGTGGTGAACAGGTTGCCCGTGAGCATGACGGGGCGCAGGAGTTCCTCCACCCGCCCGTTGCGGATGCGGTAGGCCTCACCCGCCGAGAAGGTGAACTGCTCCATGCTGGTCATGCCCCCATACCAGTTCTTACAGTAGATGCCGTCCTTGATATCGGCCAGCAGGTCGTCCAGGCGGTGGGGGCCAGGTTCAATGAGGGTATTGGTCATACGCACGATGGGGGGGAAGGCGGCGCTGACGGCCCGGGCGTTGCCGGTGGGCTGTTCCCCCATGCGGGCGGCTGTCTCCCGGGAGTGCAGCCGCCCCACCAATACCCCCTCGCGGATAAGGTAGGTCTTCTGGGCGGGGACACCTTCGTCGTCGTAGGCGTAACTGCCCCGCAGGCCGGGGATGGCTGCTCCGTCCACCACATTCAGGATGGGGGAGCCGAACCGCCGCCCCAGAACCATAATCTGCTGGAGGCGGGGGTCTTCGTAGACATGGTCGGCCTCGGAGAGGTGGCCGAAGGCCTCGTGGATGAACACGCCCGCCAAAATGGGGTCCAGGAGGACGGTGTAACGGCCGGGGGTAATCGGGGGGGCAGAGAGCATGCCCACGGCCTTCTGGGCGATGGCGCGCACCTCCTTCTCCAGGCGTTCCACGATGGAGAAATCCCCCAAGGAGCCGACGCTGATGCCCACCTGTTGCACGTCCCCCCCGTTGCGAGCCACCGCCGTGATGCGCAGGGTGATGTCTATGCGCTCCTGCTGGATGTAGGAGCCCTCGCTATTGGCGAACACTACCTTGCGCCAGGTGTCCACATAGGCGATGGTGGAACTCTGGACGCCCGGGACGCTCCACAGCACTGTGTTGTAGTCGTCCAGGAGGCGCTTCTTCTCGGCAAGGGGGATAGGGCGCGGGTCTTTGACAATGCGGGGGGGCACAACCGCTTGGGCGGGGGGCACCGGGGCAAGCATGGTGCGCTCCCGCCCCACCATGCGGGCGTAGGTAACGGCGGTGGCTACCTTCTCTTTGAGGCTGTGCAGGTCTTGGAAGGAGACAAAGCCCCACCCCCCCGCCACCGCAGCCCGCACGCACCCCATCAGGCCTTGGTTGCGGCCAACCTCCTCCAACTCCCGACTGCGGAAGAGGAGGTGGGAGGAGTCGGTCTGCTCCAGGCGCACCTCTACATAATCGGCCCCGTGCTGGCGCAGGGCCTCGGTGAGGAGATCGCGTAGATGGCCGTCGGTGCTCATAGCATCCCTTTGCAGGTGCTGGTGGGACCACGGGGCGAGGGGTGTTTCCCCGTCTGATACTATACCCTAAGGGAAAGGTCTGGGGAAGGCAAGCCCCCCAATGGCACACCGCCAAGCCGTCGCCCCATCTGCCGACGCCACCGCCCGGGCGGGGGAGGTGCTCCGACGTCTGCAGGATGCCTATGGGCCAGTGGCCTGGCAGCCCCGCATGGCCCCCCTGGACGAGTTGGTCTTTACTATCTTGACCCAGCACACCTCGGATGTCAATGCGGGGAAGGCTTTTCGGCAGTTGCGGGAGCGCTTCCCCCGCTGGGAGGATCTGCTGGAGGCCCCCCTGGACGCCATTGAGGAGGCCATCCGCGTGGCGGGATTGGGACGGCAGAAAGCGCTCCGCATCCAGGAGGCGTTGCGGGGCATTATGGGGCGGCGGGGGCTGTTGGAGTTAGATTTCCTGCGGGACATGCCGTTGGAGGAGGCGAAGGCCTGGCTGAGGGCGTTACCGGGGGTGGGGCCCAAGACCGCCGCCATTGTGCTGTGCTTCGCATTGGGCCGCCCGGCTATGCCGGTGGACACGCATGTGCATCGGGTGGCGCGGCGGTTGGGGCTTCTGCATCCGAAGGATAACGCCGAGAAGGCCCACGCCCTTTTGGAGGGGATGGTGGCCCCGGAGCAGGTGTATCCCTTCCATGTGTACCTGATTACCCACGGGCGGAGGGTGTGCAAGGCCCAGCGCCCCCGCTGTGGGGAGTGTGTGCTGCGGGATATGTGTCCCTCGCGGCGGGTGTAAAAAAAGCGGGGGCGGCGCCTGGCCGCCCCCGCTAGGGTGTGCCCTGGGGGTTAGTATTCCATGTGGGGTGGTGGGGTGGGCGTGGTCTCCTTCTTCTCGGGGATGTCGGTAACCAGGGACTCGGTGGTGAGGATCATGGCGGCCACGCTGGCGGCGTTCTCCAGGGCGGAGCGGGTGACCTTGGCGGGGTCGATGATGCCCCGATCAAAGAGGCGGCAGAACTCGCCCTTCTCGGCGTCGTAGCCCCAGTCCCAGGTGGTGGCCTTGCGGACCTCCTCCAGCACCACAGCCCCTTCGGCCCCGCTGTTCTCGGCGATGACCTTCAGGGGCTCCTCCAGGGCCTTGGCGACGATTTGCACGCCGGTGCGCTCGTCGCCCTCCAGTTTCTTGAGGAGGGGCTCCAGGGCTTTGCTGGCGCGCACGAGGGCGACACCCCCACCGGGGACGATCCCCTCCTCCACGGCCGAGCGGGTGGCGGAGAGGGCGTCCTCCACGCGGTTCTTCTTCTCCTTCAGTTCCACCTCCGTGGCGGCCCCCACCTTGATGATGGCCACCCCACCGGCCAGTTTGGCCAGGCGCTCCTGCAGTTTCTCCCGGTCAAAGTCGGAGGTGGTCTCCTCAATCTGCTTCTTGATCTGCTTGATGCGGGCCTGAATGTCGGACTCCTTGCCGCGGCCTTCCACGATGGTGGTCTCGTCCTTGTTGGCCACCACCCGGCGGGCACGCCCGAGGTCGTGCACCGTGACGCTGTCCAGTTTGCGGCCGGCCTCCTCGGAGATGACCCGCCCGCCGGTGAGGATAGCGATGTCCTCTAGCATGGCCTTGCGGCGGTCACCGAAGCCGGGGGCCTTCACCGCCAGGGCGTTGATGGTGCCCCGCAGTTTGTTGACCACCAAAGTGGCTAGGGCCTCGCCCTCCACATCCTCGGCGATGACCACGATGTTCTTGCTCACCTGGAGGATGCGCTCCAGTGCGGGGAGGATGTCGTTGATGGCGGAGATCTTCTTATCGGTGATGAGGATGTAGGGGTCCTCGACCACGGCCTCCATGCGCTCGGGGTTGGTGATGAAGTAGGGGGAGATGTAGCCGCGATCGAACTGCATCCCCTCCACATACTCCACCTCATACTTGATGCCCTTGGACTCCTCTACGGTGATGACGCCGTCCTTGCCCACCTTCTCCATCACTTCGGCGATGAGTTTGCCAATCTCCTCCTCGTGGGCGGAGAGGGAGGCCACCTGGGTGATTTGCTCCTTGCCCTCCACGGGCTTGGCCATGCGCTTCAGTTCGTTGCGGATGGCGTCGACGGCTTGCTCAATGCCCCGTTTGATGGCCATGGGGTTCGCGCCGGCGGCGATATTCTTGAAGCCCTCGTGCATGATGGCCTGGGCCAGGACGATGGAGGTGGTGGTGCCGTCGCCGGCCACATCGTTGGTCTTACTGGCGGCCTCCTTGATGAGTTGGGCCCCCATGTTCTCGAAGGGGTCTTTGAGCTCAATCTCTTTGGCGATCGTTACGCCGTCGGAGCAGACCTGGGGGGGGCCAAACTTCTTATCCAGCACCACATTGCGCCCCTTGGGGCCCAGGGTGACGCGGACGGCCTGGGCCAGGGTGTCGGCCCCCGTCTTCAGGCGCTTGCGGGCCTCCTCGGCGAATACCAACTGTTTGGGCATACCTCTCCTCCCTTACTTTTTGATTTTGGCGAGGATGTCGGATTCGCGGATGATGAGGTACTCTACGCCGTCCTCTTTGAACTCGGTGCCGGCGTATTTAGCGAAGAGGACGCGGTCGCCCACTGCAAGTTCCATGGGGATGCGCTT from Dehalococcoidia bacterium includes these protein-coding regions:
- a CDS encoding glutamate dehydrogenase, whose product is MAVSVPPPDDASSFEAVCWFFDQAAERLRLESSLRDMLRLPWRELTVQVPVRLDNGQVKVFVGYRVQHNAARGPYKGGVRYHPQADLDEVRALAALMTWKTAVADVPFGGAKGGIACDPSQLSTAELNRLTRRYIQSINHILGVHRDIPGPDLGTNAQVMAWMMDAYGQLHGYTPAIVTGKPVELGGSAGREAAPGRGLVNCMEEWARLTSSNLRGATVLIQGFGQVGSWVARLIGSLGCTVIGVADIQGGVYNPRGLDIPRLLEHARQTGSVVGFPEAEAVDNQTFLELPCDILIPAAIEHVIHEGNASRIKARIIVEAANHPLTPRADIILRERGAIILPDILVNAGGVVVSYFEWTQNIQQFRWDEDQVNLELYKVMTRATRAVVEASRLHGVSLREAAYIIGVSRVARAIQLRGFV
- a CDS encoding HEAT repeat domain-containing protein, encoding MTLERYLADISDPSRPLKQTVLASLSGLAPEEMEIIQRVWPTIPLERRRQILQRLADMAEERVEMDFTPLFRLALKDPDPQVRAQAVHGLWECEDRSLITPLLHLLKCDTSSEVRAAVAQRLGTFASMASENKLPSSEGKRILDALVAAFRNAREEVEVRCRALESLAVFPDMIVHDLIRQAYDSAESRLRRSAVYAMGRNGDGQWKAIITRELSSTDPAMRKEAVGACAELGEESLVVHLLPLLQDTDPEVRLTTIHALGAIGGTLAKKTLLTLVKSSDETVREAAQEALERLRAEENPLTYKFRTS
- a CDS encoding bifunctional precorrin-2 dehydrogenase/sirohydrochlorin ferrochelatase, giving the protein MAHQETQEQTRWERGKLPPSPAHIAYFPVFLNLQGRRCVVIGTGEEVERKVRALREAGAQVTVLTPHPTSGLVALAEAGHITLHQRPYQEGDLRGAFLAISATTADYPLSRRIAQEAQREGVLLNVVDTPHLCTWIAPAIVQRGALTIAISTNGLSPALARFIRERLEHLLPEEWGTLLDMVALLRREVRRRGIHPSPQAWQEALHSPETQRLLSAHDWEGLWEHLLTRLTATGTHPLSQEGEKI
- the groL gene encoding chaperonin GroEL (60 kDa chaperone family; promotes refolding of misfolded polypeptides especially under stressful conditions; forms two stacked rings of heptamers to form a barrel-shaped 14mer; ends can be capped by GroES; misfolded proteins enter the barrel where they are refolded when GroES binds); this translates as MPKQLVFAEEARKRLKTGADTLAQAVRVTLGPKGRNVVLDKKFGPPQVCSDGVTIAKEIELKDPFENMGAQLIKEAASKTNDVAGDGTTTSIVLAQAIMHEGFKNIAAGANPMAIKRGIEQAVDAIRNELKRMAKPVEGKEQITQVASLSAHEEEIGKLIAEVMEKVGKDGVITVEESKGIKYEVEYVEGMQFDRGYISPYFITNPERMEAVVEDPYILITDKKISAINDILPALERILQVSKNIVVIAEDVEGEALATLVVNKLRGTINALAVKAPGFGDRRKAMLEDIAILTGGRVISEEAGRKLDSVTVHDLGRARRVVANKDETTIVEGRGKESDIQARIKQIKKQIEETTSDFDREKLQERLAKLAGGVAIIKVGAATEVELKEKKNRVEDALSATRSAVEEGIVPGGGVALVRASKALEPLLKKLEGDERTGVQIVAKALEEPLKVIAENSGAEGAVVLEEVRKATTWDWGYDAEKGEFCRLFDRGIIDPAKVTRSALENAASVAAMILTTESLVTDIPEKKETTPTPPPHMEY
- a CDS encoding endonuclease III; its protein translation is MAHRQAVAPSADATARAGEVLRRLQDAYGPVAWQPRMAPLDELVFTILTQHTSDVNAGKAFRQLRERFPRWEDLLEAPLDAIEEAIRVAGLGRQKALRIQEALRGIMGRRGLLELDFLRDMPLEEAKAWLRALPGVGPKTAAIVLCFALGRPAMPVDTHVHRVARRLGLLHPKDNAEKAHALLEGMVAPEQVYPFHVYLITHGRRVCKAQRPRCGECVLRDMCPSRRV
- a CDS encoding TldD/PmbA family protein, encoding MSTDGHLRDLLTEALRQHGADYVEVRLEQTDSSHLLFRSRELEEVGRNQGLMGCVRAAVAGGWGFVSFQDLHSLKEKVATAVTYARMVGRERTMLAPVPPAQAVVPPRIVKDPRPIPLAEKKRLLDDYNTVLWSVPGVQSSTIAYVDTWRKVVFANSEGSYIQQERIDITLRITAVARNGGDVQQVGISVGSLGDFSIVERLEKEVRAIAQKAVGMLSAPPITPGRYTVLLDPILAGVFIHEAFGHLSEADHVYEDPRLQQIMVLGRRFGSPILNVVDGAAIPGLRGSYAYDDEGVPAQKTYLIREGVLVGRLHSRETAARMGEQPTGNARAVSAAFPPIVRMTNTLIEPGPHRLDDLLADIKDGIYCKNWYGGMTSMEQFTFSAGEAYRIRNGRVEELLRPVMLTGNLFTTLHHIDGIANDLEMNEGGGCGKGGQFPLPVSNGSPHIRIRDVLVVGR
- a CDS encoding TldD/PmbA family protein, producing the protein MSILEDILQRAQRVADQAEVFAVASHDTPVHFEANRLKSVQERQTWAVGLRILKGGRIGLASTNRQDDPQGLVERALETLALGPEATFTLPGPQTYPEVPLYDPAVESLPPRSLVDLGQEAIEALYARWPQVLWECRVGKTVSTVTILNSHGLHATCTRTTTSLVLEGSWIQDGDMVFVWESQVSCRPIPHSREVVASLDAQLQGAQRLVPAPQGGVPVVFTPKAVGNLLMMPLLTGLNGRTLVRKASPLEGKVGQPIADARFTLVDDPTLPYAPGSRPFDDEGLPSQPLPLIERGVLKGFLFDLQTASLARTKSTASASRSVGTLPAPGASVVVIAEGDTPLADALGSIPEGLMVEGVLGAGQGNVLAGDFSANVLLGFRLEKGEVVGRVKNTMVSGNVYHAFQRLIAVSRERRWVGGGLLTPTLVCAGVTVAAKQ